The following proteins come from a genomic window of Rutidosis leptorrhynchoides isolate AG116_Rl617_1_P2 chromosome 10, CSIRO_AGI_Rlap_v1, whole genome shotgun sequence:
- the LOC139872271 gene encoding nuclear poly(A) polymerase 1-like yields MGTQGFNAQNNGQRLGITEPISLGGPSEYDVIKTNELEQFLADAGLYESHEEAISREEVLGRLDQIVKIWVKKVSRARGLNDQLVQEANAKIFTFGSYRLGVHGPGADIDTLCVGPRHADRFEDFFGELKRMLIEMPDVTDMHPVPDAHVPVMKFKLNGVSIDLLYAKLSLWVIPEDLDISQDSILQNADEQTVRSLNGCRVTDQILRLVPNIQNFRTTLRCMRFWAKRRGVYSNVAGFLGGINWALLVARICQLYPNALPNMLVSRFFRVYTQWRWPNPVMLCAIEEGSLGLQIWDPRRNHKDKFHLMPIITPAYPSMNSSYNVSSSTLRIMTDEFKRGHDICEAMVLNNGGWLELFEPYRFFEAYKNYLQIDIAAGNDGDMLNWKGWVESRLRYLVLKIERDTFKMLQCHPHPGDFSDGSNPFHCSYFLGLQRKEGVPVNDGKKFDIRLTVGEFKANVGSYLSWKPGMDINITHIKRRDIPSFVFPGGIRPSRPTRLSVEGRRVPETSAVSSVSLETANSLDVNVVDGPDDDTSKRKREDDDTLTKLTAPKIVKPDVSSGGPSSITPLLGDVKVVNVIDQIGTSVVKNEIMYQNNDEINGVITSGNAEKIAFEKLMAGPCESDQRAPQELEELEEPDNSNIQETTKGVNLESSTNKEVVTSATIKNASDTSSSYQLTGSLEELEAPELDLPLPRVIHPTTGPQKKPIIRFSFTSLAKATGNSS; encoded by the exons ATGGGTACCCAAGGCTTTAATGCTCAGAATAATGGGCAGAGATTGGGCATCACAGAGCCCATCTCTTTGGGTGGACCAAGTGAGTATGATGTTATCAAGACAAACGAGCTCGAACAG TTTTTGGCGGATGCTGGACTATATGAGAGTCATGAAGAGGCCATAAGTAGGGAAGAAGTTTTAGGACGGCTGGACCAG ATTGTGAAAATCTGGGTGAAAAAGGTTAGCCGGGCGAGGGGGTTAAATGATCAGTTGGTCCAGGAAGCGAATGCCAAAATTTTCACCTTCGGGTCCTACCGTCTTGGG GTGCATGGACCTGGTGCAGATATCGATACACTTTGTGTTGGACCCAGACATGCAGATAGATTT GAAGATTTTTTTGGCGAGCTTAAAAGAATGCTCATAGAGATGCCTGATGTAACAGATATGCATCCTGTACCTGATGCTCATGTGCCTGTTATGAAATTCAAGTTGAATGGGGTTTCAATAGATCTTCTTTATGCAAAACTTTCACTGTGGGTTATACCAGAA GATTTGGATATTTCTCAAGACTCAATACTGCAAAATGCGGATGAGCAGACAGTTAGAAGTCTTAATGGGTGCAGAGTTACCGACCAGATCCTGCGCCTAGTGCCTAATATCCAG AATTTTCGTACAACATTAAGGTGCATGAGGTTTTGGGCCAAGCGACGGGGAGTTTACTCAAAT GTTGCTGGGTTTTTAGGTGGCATAAACTGGGCTTTGCTTGTTGCACGCATTTGTCAACTGTATCCTAATGCACTGCCAAATATGCTTGTTTCCCGATTCTTTAGGGTCTACACTCAATGGAGATGGCCAAATCCAGTAATGCTGTGTGCTATTGAGGAAGGATCACTTGGATTGCAAATTTGGGATCCTAGAAGAAACCACAAGGATAAATTTCACTTGATGCCAATTATTACTCCTGCATATCCTAGTATGAACTCTAGCTACAATGTGTCATCAAGTACTTTACGGATAATGACTGATGAGTTTAAGAGAGGTCATGATATATGTGAG GCTATGGTGTTAAATAATGGTGGTTGGCTTGAACTTTTTGAGCCCTATCGTTTCTTTGAAGCATATAAGAATTATCTGCAGATAGATATAGCTGCAGGGAATGATGGTGATATGCTGAACTGGAAAGGCTGGGTTGAATCTCGCTTGCGTTACCTTGTACTGAAG ATCGAGAGAGATACCTTCAAAATGCTGCAATGCCACCCACATCCAGGTGACTTTTCAGACGGGTCAAATCCATTTCACTGCAGTTATTTCCTAGGTCTTCAACGAAAAGAAGGTGTACCTGTGAATGATGGCAAGAAGTTTGATATACGTTTAACTGTTGGTGAGTTTAAAGCTAATGTTGGATCATATTTGTCTTGGAAGCCTGGAATGGACATAAATATAACCCATATAAAACGTAGAGACATCCCCTCTTTTGTTTTTCCTGGTGGTATTCGACCTTCACGGCCTACCAGATTAAGTGTCGAGGGAAGGCGAGTTCCAGAAACAAGTGCTGTTAGCAGTGTCAGTTTGGAAACCGCAAATTCACTTGATGTTAATGTTGTAGATGGACCTGATGATGATACTAGCAAACGTAAACGAGAGGATGATGATACGTTGACCAAATTGACCGCTCCCAAAATTGTAAAACCTGATGTTAGTTCGGGTGGTCCTTCTAGTATTACTCCTTTACTAGGTGATGTGAAAGTTGTGAATGTAATTGACCAGATAGGTACATCTGTCGTTAAAAATGAGATTATGTACCAAAACAATGATGAAATCAATGGTGTAATAACCTCGGGAAATGCAGAGAAGATTGCATTTGAAAAGTTAATGGCTGGTCCATGTGAATCTGATCAGAGGGCCCCTCAAGAACTTGAGGAGCTAGAAGAACCCGATAATAGTAATATTCAAGAGACTACAAAAGGGGTTAATTTGGAATCTTCAACGAATAAAGAAGTAGTTACTTCTGCAACGATTAAAAATGCATCGGACACGTCTTCCAGTTATCAGTTGACTGGGAGCTTAGAGGAGCTTGAG GCCCCTGAACTTGACCTGCCCTTGCCAAGGGTGATTCATCCTACAACTGGGCCGCAAAAAAAGCCAATAATCAG GTTCAGCTTCACCTCATTGGCTAAGGCTACTGGTAATAGCTCTTAG